The proteins below are encoded in one region of Alistipes communis:
- a CDS encoding efflux RND transporter permease subunit, which yields MDFGKWAFANRKLVYFVVAVLLVGGILSAYDMSKLEDPEIKVKLAMVIATRPGASAHEMELEVTDPLEKNIRTMGEVESVTSSSFNDLAILEVELKSTVRDADVEQCWDMLRRKASDVQRRLPSGTSVVVQDDFGLVYGMLYALTGDGLTERQLSDYAGLLKRELGDLDGVARVEIYGEREECIDISILPEKMAMLGVSPAEALATLNGQNNVYYAGYYDNGPDRIRVAVADKFRAVKEIESMVIQGHEDDQLRLCDIARVEHGYAEPVRNEMSYEGQRALGIAVAAASGSDIVKVGAEVERCLAELQAERFPAGVACHKIFYQPERVKDALGTFLINLIESVVIVVAILMLTMGFRSGMIIGISLVVTVVGSFLILGMADGTMQRVSLAAFILAMGMLVDNAIVIVDGILIDLKLGKPRREAMTAIGRKTAMPLLGATLIAILSFLPIFLSPDTAGVYVRDLFIVLAVSLLLSWVLALVHVPLMADAWLGQSAAPAGGATLYDSAVYRWLRAALGFGLRHRWSSIAVALVLVGLSVWGYGYMRQGFFPDMVYDQLYMEYKLPEGTNSTRVKADLEEIRRYLKSRPEIRSVAASIGGTPARYNLVRSIATPSLSYGELIIDFESPEALERNIDDIQQTLSDRYPDAYVKLKRYNLMFKKYPIEVQFTGPDPAVLHRLADSARCIMERTPEVCLITTDWEPRIPVLNIDYDQSAARRMGLSRQDIAVSMLSAAGGIPVGAFYEGTHKNTIYLKCTEADGKPVDNLENVPVFPMMPNLAGLFDEELLLKLKSGAIDRSELLESVLHTVPLKQVSRGVQVEWEDPVVPRYNGQRAQRVMCSPAPGIETEAARLAVAERIEAIPLPSGYALSWEGEKGASDETMRYLFKNVPLGVVLMIAILILLFGDYRKPAVILCCIPLLGIGVVGAMLLTGKVFTFCAIVGALGLVGMMMKNCIVLMDEIGAQIAAGADPASALVSSSESRLRPVMMASLTTILGMIPLLGDAMFGSMAATIMGGLLFSTFATLFFVPILYALFFKIRIDR from the coding sequence ATCGATTTCGGGAAATGGGCTTTCGCCAATCGGAAGCTCGTCTATTTCGTCGTCGCCGTCCTTCTGGTCGGCGGCATCCTCTCGGCCTACGACATGTCGAAGCTCGAAGACCCCGAAATCAAGGTCAAGCTGGCGATGGTCATAGCGACGCGCCCCGGCGCTTCGGCGCATGAAATGGAGTTGGAGGTGACCGATCCGTTGGAGAAGAACATCCGCACCATGGGCGAGGTGGAGAGCGTGACCAGCTCGTCGTTCAACGATCTGGCGATTTTGGAGGTGGAGTTGAAAAGCACGGTGCGCGACGCCGACGTCGAACAGTGCTGGGACATGCTGCGCCGCAAGGCTTCCGACGTCCAGCGGCGATTGCCGTCGGGAACGTCGGTCGTCGTGCAGGACGACTTCGGACTGGTCTACGGAATGCTCTATGCGCTCACGGGCGACGGTCTTACGGAGCGGCAGCTGTCGGATTATGCCGGCCTGCTCAAACGCGAGCTGGGCGATCTGGACGGTGTGGCGCGTGTCGAGATCTACGGCGAACGCGAAGAGTGCATCGACATTTCGATCCTGCCCGAAAAGATGGCGATGCTCGGCGTCAGTCCGGCCGAGGCGCTGGCGACGCTCAACGGGCAGAACAACGTCTACTATGCCGGATATTACGACAACGGGCCCGACCGCATCCGCGTGGCCGTCGCCGACAAGTTCCGCGCCGTGAAGGAGATCGAGAGCATGGTCATCCAGGGGCACGAGGACGACCAGCTGCGGTTGTGCGACATCGCGCGCGTGGAGCACGGCTACGCCGAACCCGTGCGCAACGAGATGTCCTACGAGGGCCAGCGTGCGCTCGGCATCGCCGTCGCGGCGGCTTCGGGCAGCGACATCGTCAAGGTCGGGGCCGAGGTGGAACGCTGTCTGGCCGAGTTGCAGGCCGAGCGCTTCCCTGCGGGAGTCGCCTGCCACAAGATTTTCTACCAGCCTGAGCGGGTCAAGGATGCGCTGGGGACGTTTCTGATAAACCTGATCGAGTCGGTGGTGATCGTCGTGGCCATTCTGATGCTTACGATGGGTTTCCGCAGCGGAATGATCATCGGCATCAGTCTGGTGGTGACCGTCGTGGGATCGTTCCTGATTCTGGGGATGGCCGACGGAACGATGCAGCGCGTGTCGCTGGCGGCGTTCATCCTGGCCATGGGAATGCTGGTCGACAATGCCATCGTGATCGTGGACGGCATCCTGATCGACCTGAAACTCGGGAAACCGCGCCGCGAGGCGATGACGGCCATCGGCCGGAAGACGGCGATGCCGCTGCTGGGTGCGACGCTGATCGCCATCCTTTCGTTCCTGCCGATCTTCCTCTCGCCCGATACGGCGGGTGTCTACGTGCGCGATCTGTTCATCGTGCTGGCCGTGTCGCTGCTGCTGAGCTGGGTGCTGGCGCTGGTGCATGTGCCGCTCATGGCCGACGCATGGCTCGGTCAGTCTGCTGCTCCGGCCGGCGGCGCGACGCTCTACGACAGTGCTGTCTACCGCTGGTTGCGTGCGGCGCTCGGCTTCGGCCTGCGGCATCGCTGGTCGTCGATCGCCGTGGCGCTCGTGCTGGTGGGGCTGAGCGTCTGGGGCTACGGTTACATGCGTCAGGGCTTCTTCCCCGATATGGTCTACGACCAGCTCTATATGGAGTACAAACTGCCCGAGGGGACGAATTCGACCCGCGTGAAGGCCGATTTGGAGGAGATCCGCCGCTATTTGAAGAGCCGTCCGGAGATCCGCTCGGTGGCCGCTTCGATCGGCGGAACGCCGGCGCGCTACAATCTGGTGCGCAGCATCGCCACGCCGTCGCTTTCGTACGGCGAGCTGATTATCGATTTCGAGTCTCCGGAGGCGCTGGAACGCAATATCGACGACATCCAGCAGACGCTTTCGGATCGCTATCCTGATGCCTACGTCAAGTTGAAGCGCTACAACCTGATGTTCAAGAAGTACCCGATCGAGGTGCAGTTCACGGGGCCCGATCCGGCCGTGCTGCACCGGTTAGCCGACAGTGCGCGCTGCATCATGGAGCGCACGCCCGAGGTGTGTCTGATTACGACCGACTGGGAGCCGCGCATTCCGGTGCTGAACATCGACTACGACCAGTCGGCCGCACGGCGCATGGGGTTGAGCCGGCAGGATATCGCCGTCTCGATGCTGTCGGCTGCGGGCGGTATTCCTGTCGGGGCTTTCTACGAGGGGACGCACAAGAATACGATCTATCTCAAATGTACGGAGGCCGACGGGAAGCCGGTCGACAACCTGGAAAACGTGCCGGTCTTCCCGATGATGCCCAATCTGGCGGGGTTGTTCGACGAGGAGCTGCTCCTCAAACTCAAATCGGGAGCGATCGACCGCAGCGAGTTGCTGGAATCCGTCCTGCATACCGTGCCGCTGAAACAGGTGAGCCGCGGCGTACAGGTCGAGTGGGAGGATCCCGTCGTTCCGCGCTACAACGGTCAGCGTGCCCAGCGGGTAATGTGCTCGCCTGCACCCGGCATCGAGACCGAGGCGGCGCGGCTGGCTGTCGCCGAACGGATCGAGGCGATTCCGCTTCCGTCCGGATACGCACTGTCGTGGGAGGGTGAGAAGGGCGCCAGCGACGAGACGATGCGCTACCTTTTCAAGAACGTGCCGCTCGGCGTCGTGCTGATGATCGCCATCCTGATCCTGCTCTTCGGCGACTACCGCAAGCCGGCCGTTATTCTCTGCTGCATTCCGCTGCTGGGCATCGGCGTGGTGGGGGCGATGCTGCTTACGGGCAAGGTCTTCACCTTCTGCGCCATTGTCGGTGCACTGGGGCTCGTGGGCATGATGATGAAGAACTGCATCGTGCTCATGGACGAGATCGGCGCGCAGATCGCCGCCGGCGCCGATCCCGCCTCGGCGCTCGTTTCCAGTTCGGAAAGCCGTCTGCGGCCGGTGATGATGGCTTCGCTCACGACCATTCTGGGCATGATTCCGCTGCTCGGCGACGCCATGTTCGGGTCGATGGCCGCGACGATCATGGGCGGACTGCTGTTCAGCACCTTCGCCACGCTCTTCTTCGTGCCGATTCTCTATGCGTTGTTCTTTAAAATCAGGATAGATCGATGA
- a CDS encoding TolC family protein, giving the protein MKRLLIILTLAGLPCTPFAQTRLTLDACIEQAEANNKALAAADRQLAAAQFDFRSARANFFPSFSATGTGLYSTADGGLDIAGGALPVLGVDGMPTGGTALFPGLNLAYEVGWVYGGGITLEQPLYMGGKVRTGYRMARIGSEMAEQNRRLTRSEVIVSTSRAYASVIRAREMRQVAERYHALLTELLRSVESARKHGLKPQNDVLKVRVKLNESELNLRRTENALRLATMNLCHLIGRPLTDRIEVADDLPDLPSTPVPAVDLMARPEYRLLDRKAELAREQLRLARSERLPQVGLVGNYGYLHGVELNGQNLLGGWAFTAGVQVSVPIFHFGGRSNKVRSARARFEQAQAERLDGGELLQLEATQAANNLDEAQLEIRLAESSLAAADENLRLSRRQYEAGVETLSDHLEAQAMWQQAHRTEVEARIDGYLRWLEYRKAAGLLD; this is encoded by the coding sequence ATGAAACGTCTTCTTATCATACTCACGCTCGCGGGATTGCCTTGCACTCCCTTCGCGCAGACGCGGCTGACGCTCGACGCCTGCATCGAGCAGGCCGAGGCGAACAACAAGGCGCTGGCGGCGGCCGACCGGCAGTTGGCGGCGGCACAGTTCGACTTCCGCAGCGCACGGGCCAATTTCTTTCCTTCGTTCTCGGCGACGGGGACGGGACTCTATTCGACGGCCGACGGCGGGCTGGACATCGCCGGCGGCGCGTTGCCCGTGCTGGGTGTCGACGGGATGCCCACGGGCGGTACGGCGCTCTTCCCCGGCCTGAACCTCGCCTACGAGGTGGGTTGGGTCTACGGCGGCGGCATAACGCTCGAACAGCCCCTCTACATGGGCGGCAAAGTGCGCACGGGTTATCGCATGGCGCGGATCGGCAGTGAAATGGCGGAGCAGAACCGGCGGTTGACCCGATCGGAGGTGATCGTCTCGACGTCGCGGGCCTACGCTTCGGTGATCCGTGCGCGTGAGATGCGGCAGGTGGCCGAACGTTACCATGCGCTGCTCACGGAGTTGCTGCGTTCGGTCGAGAGTGCACGCAAGCATGGCCTGAAACCGCAGAACGACGTGTTGAAGGTGCGGGTGAAACTCAACGAGAGCGAATTGAACCTGCGGCGGACGGAGAATGCGCTGCGGCTGGCGACGATGAATCTCTGCCACCTGATCGGCCGTCCGCTGACCGACCGGATCGAGGTGGCGGACGATCTGCCCGACCTGCCGTCGACGCCGGTGCCCGCCGTCGACCTTATGGCGCGTCCCGAATACCGGCTTCTCGACCGGAAGGCCGAGCTGGCGCGCGAACAGTTGCGCCTGGCGCGCAGCGAGCGGTTGCCGCAGGTGGGGCTGGTGGGCAATTACGGCTACCTGCACGGCGTCGAACTGAACGGACAGAACTTGTTGGGCGGCTGGGCCTTCACGGCCGGCGTGCAGGTGTCGGTGCCGATCTTCCACTTCGGCGGCCGCTCGAACAAGGTACGGTCGGCACGGGCGCGGTTCGAGCAGGCGCAGGCGGAGCGTCTCGACGGCGGCGAGCTGCTGCAACTCGAAGCGACGCAGGCAGCGAACAACCTCGACGAAGCGCAGCTCGAAATCCGGCTGGCTGAGTCGTCGCTCGCCGCGGCCGACGAGAACCTGCGGCTGAGCCGCCGCCAGTACGAGGCCGGCGTGGAGACGCTGTCGGATCATCTCGAAGCGCAGGCCATGTGGCAGCAGGCGCACCGGACGGAGGTCGAGGCGCGTATCGACGGTTATCTGCGTTGGTTGGAATACCGCAAGGCGGCGGGATTGCTCGATTGA
- the radA gene encoding DNA repair protein RadA: MAKVKKAYFCKECGYEAPKWMGRCPACGEWNSFTEEIVARESGSVPAAMTSALPRSTPQRVGEIRSNDRPRLDLGNAEVNRVLGGGLVPGSLVLLGGEPGIGKSTLSLQIALADNGLKTLYVSGEESAEQIKMRADRIGIGNDACMVYSETLLENIMAQLEEQRPDLVIIDSIQTIYTDLVESSAGSVSQIRECAATLLKYAKGSGTSIFIIGHITKEGAIAGPKILEHIVDVVLQFEGDNNQVYRILRGIKNRFGATFEIGVFEMLDAGLRPVGNPSEILLTHYDAPLSGIAVGASVDGIRPYLIEVQALVSNAAYGTPQRTATGFDYKRMSMLLAVLEKRVGMKMYTKDVFLNFAGGFKVADPGLDLAIIAAVISSYYDRPIGEGICCAGEVGLSGEVRPAPRTEQRISEAARLGFRRIVVSGYLPKGAKRPKGIEVVAINSIDQLPRALFINEE; the protein is encoded by the coding sequence ATGGCAAAGGTCAAAAAAGCATATTTCTGCAAGGAGTGCGGCTACGAGGCGCCCAAATGGATGGGACGCTGCCCCGCCTGTGGGGAGTGGAACTCCTTCACCGAAGAGATCGTCGCAAGGGAGAGCGGTTCGGTCCCCGCCGCGATGACCTCGGCGCTGCCCCGCAGCACCCCGCAGCGCGTCGGCGAGATCCGCTCGAACGACCGGCCGCGGCTCGACCTGGGCAACGCCGAGGTCAACCGGGTGCTGGGCGGCGGTCTGGTTCCCGGATCGCTCGTGCTGCTGGGCGGCGAACCGGGCATCGGCAAATCGACGCTCAGCCTGCAAATCGCACTGGCCGACAACGGGTTGAAAACCCTCTACGTCTCGGGTGAGGAGTCGGCCGAGCAGATCAAGATGCGCGCCGACCGTATCGGCATCGGCAACGACGCCTGCATGGTCTACTCCGAGACGCTGCTCGAAAACATCATGGCGCAGCTCGAAGAGCAGCGCCCCGACCTGGTGATCATCGACTCGATCCAGACGATCTACACCGATCTGGTCGAGTCGTCGGCCGGCAGCGTGTCGCAGATCCGCGAATGCGCCGCCACGCTGCTCAAATACGCCAAGGGATCGGGCACCTCGATCTTCATCATCGGCCACATCACCAAGGAGGGCGCCATCGCCGGCCCGAAGATTCTGGAACACATCGTCGACGTGGTGTTGCAGTTCGAGGGCGACAACAATCAGGTTTACCGCATCCTGCGCGGCATCAAGAACCGTTTCGGCGCGACGTTCGAGATCGGTGTCTTCGAGATGCTCGACGCCGGCCTGCGGCCGGTGGGCAACCCCTCCGAAATCCTGCTCACGCACTACGACGCACCGCTGAGCGGCATCGCCGTCGGCGCCTCGGTCGACGGCATACGCCCCTACCTGATCGAGGTGCAGGCGCTCGTCTCGAACGCCGCCTACGGCACGCCCCAGCGCACGGCCACGGGCTTCGACTACAAACGCATGTCGATGCTGCTGGCCGTGTTGGAGAAGCGCGTGGGGATGAAGATGTACACCAAGGACGTCTTCCTCAACTTCGCGGGCGGCTTCAAAGTAGCCGATCCGGGGCTGGATCTGGCCATCATCGCCGCCGTAATTTCGTCGTACTACGACCGTCCGATCGGCGAGGGCATCTGCTGCGCGGGCGAAGTAGGCCTTTCGGGCGAGGTGCGCCCCGCCCCCCGCACCGAGCAGCGCATCAGCGAGGCGGCGCGGCTGGGCTTCCGCCGCATCGTCGTCTCGGGCTACCTCCCCAAAGGCGCCAAACGCCCCAAAGGCATCGAGGTGGTGGCGATCAACAGCATCGACCAGCTGCCCCGGGCGCTCTTCATCAACGAGGAGTAA
- the rseP gene encoding RIP metalloprotease RseP, translating into MDILIKVIQLFLCFTLLVGIHELGHFLMARVFGIRVEKFYIFFDPWFSLFKFKRGGTEYGVGWLPLGGYVKIAGMIDESLDTEQMKQPVRPDEFRAKPAWQRFLVMIAGIVMNILLAVAIYCGICYTWGEKYFANEDAVYGYTFNTAAQGLGFENGDKIISIDGEPIDDVNAIAMTLLLTESDRTVVVERDGREERFTIPFEQLVDFRRSKGYEEMLMLRTPFRIDSVASPAALDAGLRAGDEVVALNGERHIEFAEYVGLLADHKSSDVQLTVVRGDSTAVLTVPVNADGKIGVTVARHDYRLRTKEYTFWQSIPAGIRRTGSVIANYWEQLKLIVQPKTQMYEELGGFIAIGSIFPSAWNWQDFWSKCAFISIILAIMNILPIPGLDGGHAIFTLWEMITGRKPSDRFLEAAQYVGLAIILVLLVYANGNDIYRFFIK; encoded by the coding sequence ATGGACATTCTCATCAAAGTCATTCAGCTTTTCCTCTGCTTCACCCTGCTCGTGGGCATTCACGAACTGGGACACTTCCTCATGGCGCGCGTGTTCGGCATCCGCGTCGAAAAGTTCTACATCTTCTTCGATCCGTGGTTCTCGCTCTTCAAGTTCAAGCGCGGCGGCACGGAGTACGGCGTGGGCTGGCTGCCGCTGGGCGGTTACGTCAAGATCGCCGGCATGATCGACGAAAGTCTCGATACGGAGCAGATGAAGCAGCCCGTCCGGCCCGACGAGTTCCGCGCCAAACCGGCGTGGCAGCGTTTTCTGGTGATGATCGCCGGCATCGTGATGAACATCCTGCTGGCCGTGGCCATCTACTGCGGCATCTGCTACACGTGGGGCGAAAAATATTTCGCCAACGAAGACGCCGTCTACGGCTACACCTTCAACACGGCGGCACAGGGGCTCGGCTTCGAGAACGGCGACAAAATCATCTCGATCGACGGAGAGCCGATCGACGACGTGAACGCCATCGCCATGACGCTGCTGCTGACCGAGAGCGACCGCACGGTCGTCGTCGAGCGCGACGGCCGCGAAGAGCGCTTCACGATCCCCTTCGAGCAACTCGTCGACTTCCGCCGCTCGAAGGGCTACGAAGAGATGCTGATGCTGCGCACGCCCTTCCGCATCGACAGCGTAGCCTCCCCCGCCGCCCTCGACGCAGGGCTGCGCGCCGGCGACGAGGTGGTCGCCCTCAACGGCGAACGCCACATCGAATTCGCGGAGTACGTCGGGCTGCTGGCCGACCACAAGTCGTCCGACGTGCAGCTTACCGTCGTGCGCGGCGATTCGACGGCCGTGTTGACCGTACCGGTCAACGCCGACGGCAAGATCGGCGTCACGGTAGCCCGCCACGACTACCGCCTGCGCACGAAGGAGTACACCTTCTGGCAGTCGATCCCCGCCGGCATCCGGCGCACGGGCAGCGTGATCGCCAACTACTGGGAACAGCTCAAACTGATCGTGCAGCCCAAAACCCAGATGTACGAGGAGCTGGGCGGATTCATCGCCATCGGCAGCATCTTCCCCTCGGCGTGGAACTGGCAGGATTTCTGGTCGAAGTGCGCCTTCATTTCGATCATCCTGGCCATCATGAACATCCTGCCCATTCCGGGGCTGGACGGCGGCCATGCGATCTTCACGCTGTGGGAGATGATCACGGGACGCAAACCGAGCGACCGCTTCCTCGAAGCGGCGCAGTACGTCGGACTGGCGATCATCCTCGTGCTGCTGGTCTACGCCAACGGCAACGACATCTACCGCTTCTTCATCAAATAA
- a CDS encoding 1-deoxy-D-xylulose-5-phosphate reductoisomerase encodes MKQRIALLGSTGSIGVQTLDIVRENSELFEITTLTAHRNWEALARQAEEFAPDSVVIADDSKYDALRRALADRPVKVYAGADAIRQVVQADTVDTVVNALVGYAGLLPTVAAIEAGKKVALANKETLVVGGDYVMRLAAERRVPILPIDSEHSAIFQCLVGEASPARRLIVTCSGGALRDVPRERLAEVTVEQALRHPQWRMGAKITIDSATLVNKGFEVIEARWLFGMPAERISVLIHPQSVVHSMVEFEDGAIKAQLGTPDMHLPIGFALLFPRRAARAAEQFSFADNPTLTFAEPDRQKYPALDMAYDCLRRGGTAACTMNGANEVAVAAFLAKRCGYLDIVRTIEHALEEATFVARPTLDDYAASDAEARRIAREFLKI; translated from the coding sequence ATGAAACAACGTATCGCCCTGCTCGGTTCGACCGGTTCGATCGGCGTCCAGACGCTCGACATCGTCCGCGAGAACTCCGAACTGTTCGAAATCACCACGCTCACCGCGCACCGCAACTGGGAGGCGCTGGCCCGTCAGGCCGAGGAATTCGCACCCGATTCGGTGGTCATCGCCGACGACTCGAAATACGACGCGCTGCGACGCGCGCTGGCCGACCGCCCCGTCAAGGTCTACGCGGGTGCCGACGCGATCCGGCAGGTAGTGCAGGCCGACACGGTCGACACGGTGGTCAACGCGCTGGTGGGATACGCGGGTCTGCTGCCCACGGTGGCCGCCATCGAAGCGGGCAAGAAAGTCGCGCTGGCCAACAAGGAGACGCTCGTCGTGGGCGGCGACTACGTCATGCGGCTGGCCGCCGAGCGACGGGTGCCTATCCTGCCGATCGACTCCGAACATTCGGCCATCTTCCAATGTCTGGTGGGCGAAGCGTCGCCCGCGCGGCGGCTGATCGTCACCTGTTCGGGCGGTGCACTGCGCGACGTACCACGCGAGCGGCTCGCCGAAGTGACTGTCGAACAGGCCCTGCGACACCCGCAGTGGCGCATGGGAGCCAAGATCACGATCGATTCGGCGACGCTCGTCAACAAGGGATTCGAAGTGATCGAAGCCCGCTGGCTCTTCGGGATGCCGGCCGAACGAATCTCGGTGCTGATCCACCCGCAGTCGGTGGTACACTCGATGGTCGAGTTCGAAGACGGCGCGATCAAGGCGCAGCTCGGCACGCCCGACATGCACCTGCCCATCGGCTTCGCGCTACTCTTCCCCCGCCGCGCCGCACGGGCCGCGGAGCAGTTCAGCTTCGCCGACAACCCGACGCTCACCTTCGCGGAACCCGACCGCCAGAAATATCCGGCGCTCGACATGGCCTACGACTGCCTGCGGCGCGGCGGCACGGCGGCCTGCACGATGAACGGCGCCAACGAAGTGGCCGTCGCCGCGTTCCTGGCCAAACGGTGTGGCTACCTCGACATCGTGCGCACGATCGAACATGCACTCGAAGAAGCGACCTTCGTCGCGCGGCCGACGCTCGACGACTACGCCGCATCGGACGCCGAGGCGCGCCGCATCGCACGCGAATTTCTGAAAATCTAA
- a CDS encoding murein hydrolase activator EnvC family protein translates to MKGFSPISRAYRRLVRKHRLTLQNEVDNAEEWHMHISVVRIFAALLAFVLLLFILILSLVAYTPVLEFLPGYEANRSREMLLQNIMRLDSIERQMTQMRTYSDNIALIMEGKTPVVRNVGGLDSIKADKTLVMPSREDSLLRIQMEGEGPYGLGKSPSRKTLREAMAMTAPVEGIITEKFDTKLGQYGIRIAAAPGSQVSAVDNGTVVLSLWSPEEGYVVQVQHADNVLSIYKNLAQSMVSTGQRLRSGEVLGYSNDPQAEGTDSKLFGFELWSDGKPVDPEGYIVF, encoded by the coding sequence ATGAAAGGATTCTCGCCGATCTCACGGGCATACAGGCGTCTGGTGCGCAAACACCGGTTGACGCTCCAGAACGAGGTGGACAACGCCGAGGAGTGGCACATGCACATCTCGGTCGTGCGTATCTTCGCAGCGTTACTGGCTTTCGTCCTGCTGCTCTTCATCCTGATTCTCTCGCTGGTGGCCTACACCCCCGTGCTGGAATTCCTGCCGGGCTACGAGGCCAACCGCTCGCGCGAAATGCTGCTGCAAAACATCATGCGGCTCGACTCGATCGAGCGGCAGATGACCCAGATGCGTACTTACAGCGACAACATCGCCCTCATCATGGAGGGCAAGACGCCCGTGGTACGCAACGTCGGCGGTCTCGACAGCATCAAGGCCGACAAGACGCTGGTGATGCCCTCGCGCGAGGATTCGCTCCTGCGCATCCAGATGGAGGGCGAAGGCCCCTACGGACTGGGAAAATCGCCGTCGCGCAAGACGCTGCGCGAAGCGATGGCCATGACCGCGCCGGTCGAAGGCATCATCACCGAAAAGTTCGACACCAAACTGGGGCAGTACGGCATCCGGATCGCCGCGGCGCCCGGATCGCAGGTATCGGCCGTCGACAACGGCACGGTCGTGCTGAGCCTGTGGAGCCCCGAAGAGGGCTACGTGGTGCAGGTGCAGCACGCCGACAACGTACTCTCGATCTACAAAAATCTCGCGCAGTCGATGGTCTCGACGGGCCAGCGGCTCCGCAGCGGCGAGGTGCTGGGATACAGCAACGACCCGCAGGCCGAAGGCACCGACTCGAAACTCTTCGGCTTCGAACTGTGGAGCGACGGCAAGCCCGTCGATCCCGAAGGTTACATCGTATTCTAA
- a CDS encoding HAD family hydrolase — MAIRDAIIAVDFDGTVVTHAYPHIGNDIGAVPVLRELIGNGCRVILYTMRSGRLLDDAVAWFARNDIPLYAVNENPAQREWTDSPKVFADLYIDDSALGCPIKFEDGIKRPFVNWVKVRQRLVEEGFLD, encoded by the coding sequence ATGGCTATCCGGGATGCAATTATCGCCGTCGACTTCGACGGTACGGTCGTTACGCACGCCTACCCCCATATCGGCAACGACATCGGCGCCGTTCCCGTGCTGCGGGAACTGATCGGCAACGGTTGCCGGGTGATTCTCTACACGATGCGCAGCGGGAGACTGCTCGACGACGCCGTAGCATGGTTCGCCCGCAACGACATTCCGCTCTACGCCGTCAACGAGAACCCCGCACAGCGGGAGTGGACCGACTCGCCCAAGGTCTTCGCCGACCTCTACATCGACGACAGCGCGCTGGGATGCCCGATCAAGTTCGAAGACGGCATCAAACGCCCGTTCGTCAATTGGGTCAAGGTGCGGCAACGTCTCGTCGAAGAGGGCTTTCTCGACTGA